A single region of the Malaclemys terrapin pileata isolate rMalTer1 chromosome 4, rMalTer1.hap1, whole genome shotgun sequence genome encodes:
- the LOC128837407 gene encoding glutathione S-transferase Mu 1-like, translating to MPVVLGYWDIRGLAHSIRLLLEYTGTAYEDKMYSCGEAPDYDKSQWMKEKLGLDFPNLPYLIDGKNKLTQSNAILRYIARKHKLWEYWWGETEEEMLQVDMLEIQAMDFRMSLVMICYNPDFEKLKSGYLEQLPGKLKLFSHFLGKRKWFAGEKITFVDFVMYDILDQNRMFEPKCLDQFQNLKDFLDRFDALEKVAAYMSSSRFMKTPVNRMAKWSNQKK from the exons ATGCCGGTGGTTCTCGGGTACTGGGACATCCGCGGG CTTGCCCACTCCAtccgactgctgctggaatacacgGGCACCGCGTACGAGGACAAGATGTACAGCTGTGGGGAAG CTCCAGACTATGACAAAAGCCAGTGGATGAaggagaagctgggactggatttcCCAAAT CTGCCCTACCTCATCGATGGCAAGAACAAGCTCACGCAGAGCAATGCCATCCTCCGGTACATCGCGCGCAAGCACAAGTTGTGGGAGTATTGGTGGGGGGAG ACGGAGGAGGAGATGCTGCAAGTGGACATGCTGGAGATCCAGGCCATGGATTTCCGTATGAGCCTTGTAATGATCTGCTACAATCCTGACTTT GAGAAACTGAAGTCTGGCTACTTGGAGCAGTTGCCTGGGAAGCTGAAGCTGTTCTCTCACTTCCTGGGGAAGAGGAAGTGGTTTGCTGGGGAGAAG aTCACTTTTGTTGACTTTGTCATGTACGACATCCTGGACCAGAACCGCATGTTTGAGCCCAAGTGCCTGGATCAGTTCCAAAACCTGAAGGATTTTCTTGACCGCTTTGAT gccCTGGAGAAGGTCGCAGCCTACATGAGCTCTAGCCGCTTCATGAAGACTCCCGTCAACAGGATGGCCAAATGGAGCAACCAGAAGAAGTAG